Proteins co-encoded in one Aethina tumida isolate Nest 87 chromosome 7, icAetTumi1.1, whole genome shotgun sequence genomic window:
- the LOC109599563 gene encoding uncharacterized protein LOC109599563: MEFFVKYAATTLGFSYVTSAMILTYFSLNDLVYLIEKSKKINRTLDQLDEATKRNVDLIIRFFDYLGIILLLLSQVMAYFFLPISGAKRDVHFAVDFLDTNLKNEFLHDTLINLFFASFHFVYFISVLQGLVPMYLSLQCIFQIVNLTYLISNICSDMDCKDVKLKENEKCQKIIEKRLIFCIKYHQEITKISGRLKSMIYYPMLIQTTGIMILSIGILFEMFNKERQENTTVRNIFEMCLMLTIVGSLSVIGQMFSDEVLIKYSVSVVSFPGIYGMPEIRKYY, encoded by the exons AtggaattttttgtaaaatacgcTGCAACAACTTTGGGTTTCAGCTAt GTTACGTCTGCAATGATCTTAAcgtattttagtttaaacgATTTAGTATACCTTATCGAGAAAAGCAAGAAAATAAACCGAACTTTAGATCAACTCGATGAGGCAACCAAAAGAAATGTCGATCTAATAATACGCTTCTTTGATTACTTAGGCATCATACTTTTATTACTATCACAAGTTATGGCGTACTTTTTCTTACCGATTAGCGGAGCAAAAAGGGATGTCCACTTTGCcgtggattttttagatacgaACCTCAAAAACGAATTTCTCCATGAtacattaatcaatttattttttgccagttttcattttgtttatttcatttcggTACTGCAAGGTTTGGTGCCGATGTATTTAAGTTTGCagtgtatttttcaaattgttaatctgacatatttaatttcaaatatttgttcagATATGGACTGCAAAGATGTTAAgttaaaagaaaatgaaaaatgtcagaaaataattgaaaagagactaattttttgtatcaaaTATCATCAGGAAATAACGAA AATTTCAGGGCGATTAAAATCCATGATCTATTATCCAATGTTAATTCAAACAACTGGTATCATGATTTTGTCTATAGGAATACTGTTTGAAATGTTTAACAAG GAACGTCAAGAGAATACAACAGTAAGGAACATCTTTGAGATGTGTTTGATGTTAACAATCGTAGGTTCGTTGTCAGTTATAGGACAAATGTTCAGTGACGAGGT tctaataaaatattcagtgtcAGTTGTAAGCTTCCCTGGCATTTATGGAATGCCAgaaatcagaaaatattattaa
- the LOC109599558 gene encoding electron transfer flavoprotein-ubiquinone oxidoreductase, mitochondrial: MNLVKNIKLGKQLRTFARCYSDQFPKLTTHYTVCPRENDPRWKEVNMERFSDETDILIIGGGPAGLSAAIRAKQLADKDGKELKVTVVEKASEVGGHILSGAVIQPTALDELIPNWKELVEPNLLTPVKEDKFGFLTETGRISIPVLPGTPMYNHGNYIVRLGHVVRWLGEQAEALGVEIYPGYAASEVLYHEDGSVKGVATNDVGIAKDGSPKDSFERGMELHAKCTIFSEGCHGHLTKGLIRKFNLRDAAHPQTYGLGIKELWEVDPSQHSPGRVEHTFGWPLDIHTYGGSFLYHLDQPTPTIAVGFVVGLDYSNPYLSPFREFQRFKHHPSVKHYFENGKRVAYGARALVEGGFQSIPKLTFPGGCLIGDTAGFLNVPKIKGTHNAMKSGILAAESVYETINGESQSTAGFEPKSYEDKFKSSWIYKELKAVRNIRPSFHNPLGLYGGLAYSAFSIVIGGREPWTLKHGDPDNARLKPAKDCKPIDYPKPDGKISFDLLTSVALTGTNHEGDQPAHLTLKDDTVPVKTNLNLYDGPEGRFCPAGVYEFVPVESGDGKKLQINAQNCIHCKTCDIKDPTQNINWVVPEGGGGPAYNGM, from the exons ATGAATTTagttaagaatattaaattag GTAAACAGTTAAGAACTTTCGCAAGATGTTATTCAGACCAATTTCCGAAACTCACCACACATTATACAGTGTGTCCAAGAGAAAACGATCCAAGATGGAAAG AGGTAAATATGGAACGTTTTTCGGATGAAACGGACATTCTAATAATAGGAGGAGGTCCTGCGGGTCTGAGCGCCGCAATCAGAGCCAAACAATTAGCAGATAAAGACGGCAAAGAACTGAAAGTAACCGTCGTGGAAAAAGCCTCCGAAGTCGGTGGTCACATATTATCAGGTGCAGTAATACAACCAACTGCCTTGGACGAACTCATACCCAACTGGAAGGAATTGGTTGAACCCAATTTGCTCACTCCAGTTAAAGAGGATAAGTTCGGATTCTTGACAGAAACGGGAAGGATCTCAATTCCAGTTTTGCCTGGTACTCCTATGTACAATCACGGCAACTACATCGTGAGATTGGGACACGTTGTCAGGTGGTTGGGCGAGCAAGCTGAAGCTTTGGGTGTCGAGATATATCCGGGTTATGCCGCTTCTGAGGTTTTATATCATGAAGACGGTAGCGTCAAAGGTGTGGCGACTAACGATGTAGGTATCGCTAAAGATGGTAGTCCAAAGGACAGTTTTGAAAGAGGCATGGAATTACATGCGAAATGCACGATCTTCTCTGAAGGTTGTCATGGACATCTCACCAAAGGGCTCATCAGGAAGTTCAACCTTAGAGACGCAGCTCATCCACAAACTTATGGATTAG GTATCAAAGAACTGTGGGAAGTCGATCCATCTCAACACAGTCCTGGTAGGGTGGAACACACATTTGGTTGGCCCCTTGACATCCACACTTATGGTGGCTCCTTCTTGTACCATTTAGACCAGCCAACTCCAACAATTGCAGTAGGCTTCGTAGTCGGTTTGGACTATTCAAATCCCTACTTGAGTCCTTTCCGCGAGTTCCAAAGATTCAAACATCATCCATCAGTGAAGCACTATTTTGAGAACGGCAAACGTGTGGCGTACGGTGCCAGAGCTTTGGTCGAAGGTGGATTCCAAAGCATCCCAAAATTGACTTTCCCCGGCGGTTGTCTTATAGGAGATACAGCCGGATTCCTCAACGTGCCCAAGATCAAGGGAACGCACAACGCTATGAAGAGTGGAATTTTAGCTGCCGAAAGTGTGTACGAAACCATAAACGGGGAAAGCCAGTCCACGGCAGGTTTCGAACCAAAATCCTACGAAGATAAGTTTAAGAGCAGCTGGATTTACAAAGAACTGAAAGCTGTAAGGAACATCAGACCAAGTTTCCACAATCCTTTAGGATTGTATGGAGGGCTGGCGTATAGTGCTTTCTCCATTGTAATCGGAGGACGTGAACCATGGACCTTGAAACACGGAg ACCCTGACAATGCAAGATTAAAACCAGCCAAAGACTGTAAACCCATCGACTACCCCAAACCAGACGGAAAAATCAGCTTCGACCTCCTGACATCCGTGGCTCTCACCGGAACGAATCATGAAGGCGATCAACCGGCCCATTTGACCCTCAAAGACGACACTGTTCCCGTCAAAACCAACTTGAATCTTTACGACGGTCCAGAGGGTAGATTTTGCCCTGCTGGCGTCTACGAATTTGTACCAGTCGAAAGTGGCGATGGGAAAAAGTTGCAAATCAACGCACAGAACTGCATCCACTGCAAGACTTGTGATATCAAGGATCCCACGCAGAATATCAACTGGGTTGTACCAGAAGGTGGCGGCGGACCTGCTTACAATGGAATGTAA
- the LOC109599560 gene encoding zinc finger protein ZFP2: MTTEITFRTSPNVLSMDNVADCCRACLRSDCALTPTDVQDNDSIKFCDKLFACVSEVVWQKDDIPYLICSNCIDRLRISYDFRIVCLQSDHTLQRYFAHANDDKNSVGRILTTPTKFDFVIPTSTPEAITEIIDEPQNSEYIHLKHFLDNDEESSKNDQELDIPSRSSTPDVSQSKDYLEEIQNHQIQHIQTDQIHENQHQHVEIQQLQTPIIIEQKTTSLQTQSNNCMQQQHIQIHTQQIPQQLQQQQQPIQTVQVQVQEPIQQQQVQQPAVVQQRYVIKRTTGVQCRPPSPVKQENSEVKQFTCGVCGKNYRKNANLRIHMRTHTGEKPFECKYCEKRFYHSSHLREHIRRHTGEKPFMCAVCNKRFTIKGELTMHMKSHTGEKPYACTCCDRRCLTAADLKVHMRTHTGEKPFSCLTCGKKFASTYILNSHIKTHTGERPYSCTVCDKTFTQSSHLNVHMRKHTGEKVCCKLCNAKFTHSSQLTVHMREHTGKQPYKCNLCDKICNYASELQTHMMKHTGEKFSCVTCDKKFTTAAYLHEHTRTHTGENLSTCTICERQFTRHQYLEKHMRTHTGEKPYTCFICNKKFTQSSSLKVHIRIHTGEKPYSCALCDRKFTTSSDLSVHAKKHCNKKYISL, translated from the exons ATGACAACCGAGATAACTTTCAGGACCAGCCCTAATGTATTGTCGATGGACAATGTGGCCGATTGTTGTAGAGCCTGTTTACGTTCTGATTGTGCATTAACGCCTACCGATGTACAGGACAACGACTCGATTAAATTCTGCGACAAACTCTTCGCTTGCGTTTCCGAAGTT GTATGGCAAAAggatgatataccttatttaatatgttcaaaTTGTATAGACCGCCTTAGAATATCCTATGACTTTCGAATAGTTTGTCTTCAATCTGATCACACATTGCAAAGATATTTTGCACACGCTAATGATGACAAAAATTCCGTGGGGAGAATTCTTACAACTCccacaaaatttgattttgtaatACCCACAAGTACACCTGAGGCTATTACAGAGATTATTGATGAACCACAAAATTCTGAGTATAttcatttgaaacattttttggaCAATGACGAGGAAAGTTCCAAAAATGATCAGGAGTTGGACATCCCTTCTAGAAGCTCCACTCCTGATGTATCACAATCCAAAG acTACTTAGAGGAAATTCAGAATCATCAAATTCAGCATATCCAAACAGATCAAATCCATGAAAATCAGCATCAACATGTTGAAATTCAACAACTTCAAACaccaattattattgaacaaaaaacaACATCATTACAAACACAAAGTAATAATTGCATGCAACAGCAACACATTCAAATACACACCCAACAAATACCTCAACAACTTCAACAGCAACAACAACCAATTCAAACTGTGCAAGTTCAAGTCCAAGAACCAATACAGCAACAACAAGTACAACAACCAGCTGTTGTGCAACAaagatatgtaataaaaaggaCAACag gtgTTCAGTGTAGACCTCCATCCCCAGTAAAACAAGAAAACTCTGAGGTTAAACAGTTCACCTGCGGAGTGTGTGGCAAAAACTATCGTAAAAACGCTAATTTAAGAATCCACATGCGCACCCATACGGGAGAGAAACCTTTCGAATGTAAATACTGCGAGAAAAGGTTCTACCACTCGTCCCATTTGCGGGAGCATATCAGACGACATACCGGCGAAAAACCGTTCATGTGTGCCGTCTGCAACAAGCGATTTACCATCAAAGGCGAACTGACGATGCACATGAAGAGTCACACTGGCGAGAAACCTTACGCCTGCACTTGCTGCGATCGTCGCTGCCTCACGGCAGCCGATCTGAAAGTTCACATGCGCACCCACACGGGCGAGAAACCTTTCAGTTGCTTGACTTGTGGCAAAAAGTTCGCCAGCACGTACATCCTCAACTCCCACATAAAAACGCACACCGGCGAACGACCCTACTCCTGCACCGTCTGCGATAAGACATTCACTCAATCCAGCCATCTCAACGTTCACATGAGGAAACACACTGGTGAAAAG GTGTGTTGTAAGTTGTGCAATGCGAAATTCACGCACTCGTCCCAGTTGACGGTGCACATGCGTGAACACACGGGCAAACAACCGTACAAGTGCAATTTGTGCGACAAGATTTGCAATTACGCCTCCGAACTTCAAACACACATGATGAAGCACACGGGCGAGAAGTTTAGTTGCGTGACTTGCGACAAAAAGTTCACCACCGCCGCCTATCTACACGAACACACCCGCACACACACCGGAGAGAATCTGTCCACCTGTACGATTTGCGAAAG GCAATTTACGAGACACCAGTATTTAGAAAAACACATGCGTACTCATACGGGAGAAAAGCCGTACACGTGCTTCATTTGCAATAAAAAGTTCACGCAGTCGTCCAGTTTGAAGGTGCATATTAGGATTCACACTGGGGAAAAACCGTACTCTTGTGCGCTATGTGACCGCAAGTTCACGACTTCGTCTGATCTATCGGTTCATGCCAAGAAGcattgtaataagaaatatattagtttGTAA